In Trichomycterus rosablanca isolate fTriRos1 chromosome 2, fTriRos1.hap1, whole genome shotgun sequence, the genomic window GTTGTTTGAACTTGTTTCCAGTTTTTGTCACACTTTAGACCCCGTTCAAagatttgtattttaaataatatgagTCACTAAGCCGTGATTTTCCAACCTGTCTACCACAATGACGGTTGTGTAGGTGAGTTCAAAGAATTGTGTAAAACAAGCAGTATCTTGGTGCGCTCTCTCTGTGTAAGCAGCTCGTAGCTGTAGCGAGGTTTTTGGCAAGGCGAGTGTTTTCTCAAAGGGGAAATTCCAGAGCTTCACTAGAGCTATTTTTGAACCCCCAACATGTGTGTGATCCACAAGTCTGGATATTCTTCAAATCATTTGGAAACCCATTATACTTGCACATCAACGTACGTCTGTAAACACACCATAACAGCCGAGAGCGGGTTTGCAATATGAGAATACAGTGGTacattgaaactcaacgtcaattggttctgggagtggcgttgagtttaaaggatatatgggaaacctgttaatgcgttccatggtcctgtggaacagcatatattttaggctaatgtaaaataatggagttgtttttgacacttatatacTGAAAATCACTCaaatataataacaaacactgaaatacaattgaaacagttaaaaatcaataaaagctgcactttacctttacttctttattgtttccttatgcttcttaatcatagAGGtgtttgatcttggaataccatattcaaTTTAGTAAAGGCTCATtaacatgagaagcagcaaaatagCTTTTAGGCTGGCTGTGacgtttcctatggagtgtgatgGTACACAAAGCTAAATGTGATTTacagtactaaaacaacaagctaggaattttattagtggagagaacttctGTAAGTAATAATTAGAGCAGTAATAACATGAGCAGTAataaagagaggtttagtgtttctatgttgtactTTGAATACATGGTCACGCTAAGCTTTTTTTTAGCGAtgagtgttttagactctctcgaaaaaaaagctgattcttacaatttctcagcacctcaagctataacacaagtttaaaagtgaaacaggagaaaaatccagctaaacacagatacatgcattttcagattaaatgtgactgttattccacacaaatgcagattcgtctcatatgcgcactttgatgacgttttactgcatcgctcaagccaagtgctgaacaaagcggctgttcattgttaatttgaaataaaataaatacattttttaaacagctgaacacgttgagtttaagggtacaaatttctcaatgaagggcgtcaagtttcaaagattttgagtttaggggacgtcaacATCTCAGACCATTTTGTGTTACacatgttgttttttgtttcataTATTTTGAATTGGTTTGTTAATAACAATACCATTGTGTTCTGTGCAGGCAACCCAGAGGGACTTCCTGTGCTGCTGAAATGTGACTCTGGGCCCAGCGCAGAATCCTGGACCTAAAATCGTAAAGCTACGGCTGGGTAGAGGTCTAAAGCCATGGCGACTCATGGGTGCTGCAAGGAAGTCAGCATGGAGAGCAAGTACTCTCAGTACTACAACAATATGCTTGTTGAAGTGCACTACAAATATGCCAAAAACATAAGCCAGCAGGAGGTGGACAACCGCAAATATACAAAGGATGGCCCAACATCACTCAACATCATCTTCATTATCATCTGTAGCATCATTATTTTGGAGAACCTCCTAGTGCTTATTGCTGTTTTCCGGAACAAGAAATTCCACTCGGCTATGTTCTTTTTTATCGGGAATCTTGCTTTCTCGGATCTGCTGGCTGGCTCGGCCTACATCGCGAACATATTCCTGTCAGGTCCAAGAACTTTTGACCTTATGCCTGTGCAGTGGTTCATAAGAGAAGGGACTGCGTTTATTGCATTAGCTGCATCAGTCTTTAGCTTGCTAGCCATCGCCATCGAGCGCTACATCGCCATAACCAAGGTAAAGGTTTACGGATCCAACAAGACCTGTCGCATGTTCCTGCTCATCGGAGCGTGCTGGGTTACCTCGATCATCCTCGGAGGCCTGCCCATCTTGGGCTGGAACTGCATCAACAACCTGAGCGAGTGCTCAGCCGTTTTGCCTCTCAACTCTAGGCGATATGTCTGCTTCGTTGTGACCATCTTCAGCATCATCCTGCTCTCCATCGTCATCCTGTACGTGCGCATCTACCTGATCGTGCGCTCAAGCCACCAGGAGGCCACCAACTCAGCTTCCTACGCCCTTCTCAAGACAGTCACCATCGTGTTGGGCGTGTTCATCGTGTGCTGGCTGCCTGCCTTTACCATACTGCTCCTGGACACCTCGTGCAGCATGTCCGCCTGCCCTATCCTCAACCATGCCGACATCTTCTTCGGGATCGCCACGCTGAACTCGGCACTTAACCCGTTGATTTACACGCTGCGGAGTAAGGATATGCGCAGGGAGTTCCTGCGCGTACTGTGCTGCTGGGGGCTCCTCCAGAGTGGTCGGCCGGCGGATAGGTGCATGTTGCAGCTCAAGAGCTCAAGCTCGCTGGAACACTGCACTAGCAAACATGACCACACCTACCAGACCACGCCTATCATGCAGGACTGTACCACTTGTGTTTGATCTGGGGGTGCTGGGTAACTAAAGGACCAGGAGGAACATTAAAACACCAAGTGTGTTCTCAAGGATGAGAAGATTGACGGTGACAATCAGAGCCTGTGTGAATTTGTTATCATTTTCTATGCACTCTGGTTTGGAGACTCAGATTGGAGTCCACTTGCTTTAAAATTCTTATTTACGGTGGTATTCATTGTACCCTATTTACCCTTTAAGAAGTGACCAAAATTTATTTGtagttaaaatattttaaacaatgaGATTTTCTCAGAGCAAAGTTTAAAAGCAATGGCAGTGATTTTCTTTTGCTAGCTCAagctaaaagcattaaaactcaACAACTGAAACAAATGTTCCATTAAAAGCCACACCCCAAACCcaaatacactcactcactcactttcttaaccgcttatcaaaTTAGGGTCGAGGGAGGGTGCTGcatcctatcccagcttttcaatatgcgtaaggcacacagtaacacccctggacggggcgccagtccacacacatacacacccattcatgtatagggcaattcagtgtctccaattaacctgacagcatgtttttggactgtgggaggaaaccagaactcccggagaaaacccacgcagacactgggagaacatgcaacctcctcacagaaaggacccggaccgccccgcctggggatcgaacccaggaccttcttgctgtgaggcgacagtgctacccaccgtgccgccctaaaagcCAAACCTCAAACCCAAATACACTCAtgcactcactttcttaaccacttatccaattagggtcgcggcaggtactggagcctatcccagcttttcaatatgcgcaaggcacacagtaacagccCTGGACGGGGCGGCAGTCCAtttcagggcagacacacacacccattcatctatagggcaagtcagtgtctccaattatcctgactgcatgtttttggactgtgggaggaaaccggagctcccggaggaaacccacgcagaaaggacccggaccgccccgcctggggatcgaacccaggaccttcttgctgtgagggtgacagtgctacccaccgagccaccgtgccgcccagcccaacccaacccaacccaacccaacccaacccaaatacatttaaacataaatagGAACCGATTAGAGCGCCACCTTGATCTGATTGGTTGCATTTGGCCCGACACCTCCCTAGTCTTCTCCTTGTTGCAGCCACAAGGACCAGTTTTATCTTTATTGTCATCTTCCagaatgtataaaaaaaaacgtttatGACTGAAAAATCACGGACTCCCCCCTTTAAGTGCACTTTTAAGCATTCTGTGATTGTATTTATCTGTGATTTAACTTAGCGAGTCAAAATTATCCAAAGTCGCATTAAAGGCAACTTGTGGTGACAGTTCTGAACATGTCAGAGGGACTAAAGAATTTCATGCACTCCTCACAAGCCATGGGTGCGAAACTTTTCTTTGTATtctatcatttttttctttaactacagtacaataaaaactATGTAATACACTTCAATATATTGCATGTCATAACCTGTGTACAAACTAACATATGGTGTATTAATGTAATTTCATTAGTAATCTTTTGTCTCTCTAACAGTGTCTCACTCTCTGGCCTTGCTTGTtgactgtattattatttgttcatgataaacatttttataatgaaaGCACAATCAGAAAGTACAGTTCCATCGTTTCACTTGGCCTGCGGTAATTCTGTGGACTTGTCTTGACAATGTTGTAGCATTGCTTCAGCGGCGCAGCGTGCTTTCTGTTTTGTGTTCTCCTATTACTGAATGTATGCATGAAGTGTTTGGAGCGAAAGCTTCGCTATGCAACAGTATTACTGAACATTGATCTTTTGAGATTGTTCTGTTGAGTATTGAGCTGTCAGAGACAAGAAAAGGACTATCGTCACTGTGAAGTCATAAACAATcgctttaacattttattatccGACGACGATGCGTACAGCCGTTAACAGAGCCGGACGTTGGGATGAAATAAACAGGTCATTTGACATTTCATGTCCACTTCTGCTGGATGAGGGGTTGGCGCCACTCGTGTGGTCCTTGGTCAGAGGTTAATTGCTTTGCCTAAATCATCCGACTTCCTGCAGCTACAGGACGTCCAGTGTTTCCTAAGGTACTTCCTGTTGTTCAGGACTGGCCTCATCTTTTACACCACTTATTTCTCCTAGACAAACAACAACGACCAAAGTTTTGATCCCAACATGTCCTGCAGTTTTCTTTTCCTGTAGATCAGCTAAGCACTTTGGCAGCTCTTTTGAAACcattcatgtgttttttttattcttatgaaTACTTGTTAAAGTTTGTGCCAGCATGCCTGTTGCTTTTATTCCGTTTGAAGCGTTGCCTAATCCTGTGTAAAATGTGTAGAATGCATATATGGCATTGTTTGTAAGAattgtatgtactgtatttatgtgtaaaatgtgtatatgtgtataaaatGTCTTGTGTGCAATAGCTTTGAGTGTATAGTAGCAAGCTACCTGTGTTCGTTCGGTACAATCCAAAACACTAATAATGGTACATAAACTTTTTGttcatttcttttatataaaataaattagataCAAAATCTATTCTCGTTTGTTTGCTTCTTGTGTTATAACGATTATGTTTGTAGTCCTGTCCACAAAAAAATTGTGTAGAGTGTCAGAAACTGTCAGCAAGAATAAGCAAATTACccacagatagatatacagtatatacagtacatatatattgaaaatatataatattgaaatacagtattatgagaataaagtcgaaattattttggGAGAAAAATACTGTGTTCATTTAGTTTTATAAACAActctgttaaaataatttttaggTTTAATACATCATATAACTGGTGCTAAACAAACCCATCAGCGCTGCCACTCAAGCAGAAGCACCTTAAAATACTTATTTAAGTCAAACTTGCAAAACAGATACTTCTTGTTGTTTTGAAAGATTCTAATAAGCTTTAATAATGTATGTTAGTAAATCAGCTTGCACATTTTTTGTAGTCGGTGATCAATATTAACATGGTCTGACTTGCAGGATAGATTCAGTGGAAAAAAGGTAATCTTGAGGCCAACATGCACCAACAAGGACAGAGTCAGACTCACTAGGACATGAAAGACTTCACTTTTTTCCCACCAGCATTGTTGCCAGAAACAAGATGAACAGGGCACAGAGATAAGGTAATAAGTGAGGGGGTGTTAAACAGCATGGCTTCATGAAAAGGGTTGCACAGCTCAGACTAATACCAGTTTAAAATTATGTCTTCGAACAAGAATAGTATAGAATTAAGATAAAATGGATTAAGAAGGAACTCAGACCCACACATGTGTGAAGCTGTTAGGCTACTCTATTCACCAGCCAATCTTGAGCTCCTATGAAGAGCCATATGACAAGTAGAGGAACACCCTATACTCCAAACATTCTTCAACATTTGTACAAGTGCGTCAACCAGAATCAAAAGgggaaaatatatatttttaattattttaaaataaccaGTGACCAAATGAATGTACAATAGAAATAAACAGAAACCAAATAAAATCTACAGCCCAAAACCAAAAAGGCAAAAGAAGAGCTAGACAAGCGCGTTAGCTGCAGTGGGGAACATCACATTCCATGTCCGAGAGTCGCTGCAACACCCAGAAAACTTCCCCGGTAAGAAGATGAAGGAATGGGCGAGTCTACTGGTACTACTGAGGCACCAGATGTAGCCCTGCACCTGCAAGAATTGAAAAATTAACCCAATTTGCAGAATGCttaatcaaggtagaacaatactgtggttaAAAggtcacaaacaaaaaaaggataGGCACAAATAAATGCAGTGGACAAAATAAGGGAAACAAAGTgacaaataaaagacacaaaaacatccacagcctgcattggagaaagtggatagaaaagggattGCACAGATATGAAACCTGGCTGTCACAACATGGCAAGCTACTCAAGAGTGTCTGCGACAACAAAGTTCTCTGAAAGAGTGCATTGCATGCCCAGCATGGGTCCAAACATGGGGTCCACTCCAGATAAGGATCATTgcatttaaggcatttagctATAAATGGAAATGTGTAAGTAGCTCTTGTTCAAGTGATTTACAGTAGTAGCCGAATACAAGTCAAGCTGTCAAACTGTCAAACTggggattaagggccttgctcagaggaccaactgtggtggggcttgagctgccaagcttctgattactagtccagtactaaaCCACTGAGTTAGCACTGCCTATTCACTGAACTAATTTATAATTTacttaatattataaaaatgttgACCACATTTGCAAATACAAAAGCTACAGGCAACAGATACACAATTTATTtggcaaaaataaagaaagaagtcCTCAAGTTCAATTTGATTCATAATTTCTTTtgaatttatttatcattttcttTTGCTTTCCCAGTGTAGTTTAATAAAGGTTTATGATAAGgccaatttattattattataaatattctgctctctaataacgctccagccagggctggactgggaacaaaattcagcccaggacttttttcttgaccagcccactacaaacACATTGCGCCACACATCCcaccccctaatcaaatgttagatgattgatattaatagttttcatctatcttaccactaaagttaataactcactataatacaaattaaaataataaaaaaataactacaaacaaatatatatatttccaacactttcctttgggattaatagttctatccatctatcacacacataaaatttacaatttcttaaatggttctactggatttccccatcctgtctcattaaaccgcaagaaataaaattaaatctttctttcattaaacctttaacactggtaaatatgcttttttcgcacttttattcacacgtgattcacgtttgttccaaattagtgcattgctccgatgagcaaagaaataaatactttatatgttgacaagggaaattaaccatgtgagctatgaacataatcactctaaaaatttcctgaacagctgcattttcctttctgtattatagaggacaagatagtgtttactttttctgaagagcagagactaatggtaccatcttaaattatatccaccgccctatgcACTATGCACTATGTTGGGCATGATATCatagaacttttacaaaaatcgtccttaaaacggctggtttaaagcccctgatatccaacagtagcttagataactacttattaatcattcagcgactgttaaaagaaatgtgttgtactgttaggaagtaccctaagtagggcataggcgacatttgagatgggcccacagtctcttcttaaacggcgttactaacaaagcagagtcactgaacactaacttttccttttctgttctctggctatgctgtagttcctcactgccaaacaggttgttcagtttcctgcacttttctgcatctgcttgcagctttttctgtttttttttaatcacgggctttttctgcacctcctttacgctttttcgaccctttctccatctcgcactcattcatagtttttgtactgtggttgtGATTatggtttatcctgggggagggacatttctgtgattggccaatggacatgcagcgaggatactgtggtgggccaatgcacacttcaggattattattcaggaatatttaaaacctccctcagcggcccacatacagagcggcccaccgggaaaactcccgaccctcccgatggccagtccatccctggctccagccgtcttaacccacaatgcacccaatgggtaaatgttacagccagcttccagcgtagtgatgaagcgtcactccctactccctacacagtttgaagttcacttcatttaaacattttcattacctttggattggaatctcacttaaaatggtggaataccctacgtagtgcacttcacaggaacagctggggtgaatggaacgctcctacagaattggcgctaatggttgaaagactgctttctgaaccaatcagaccttctaactttaatttttagtaagtaatgctgttatttgcaattattcagtttgcatcacacagatgattgttaatgaaacgcttgattggctttctaacgagttagagttatacttcacaaccaggaaaagtttggaggtttttaattataagcacatttacaaaataacagattatattcctaatgggacaacacacggttataaatataatagcatctgtgccgtgatttatcgcatGCTTTTGtattgcaatgaaaacaaaacatatcagtttaagcttttaactggtaccttcttgttacggaaattacattcatttgcacaatgactaggaaagtaaaggcatgaagtaaaatggcaaaatgcagttactaatctgttgttgttttttatctgaaaggcccttaaccctcaattgctcatcgtgttcagctcattgtgtaagtcgctttggataaaagcgtctgcttaatgctgaaaatgtaaatgtatattatattgactcggactataaagactt contains:
- the s1pr2 gene encoding sphingosine 1-phosphate receptor 2; protein product: MATHGCCKEVSMESKYSQYYNNMLVEVHYKYAKNISQQEVDNRKYTKDGPTSLNIIFIIICSIIILENLLVLIAVFRNKKFHSAMFFFIGNLAFSDLLAGSAYIANIFLSGPRTFDLMPVQWFIREGTAFIALAASVFSLLAIAIERYIAITKVKVYGSNKTCRMFLLIGACWVTSIILGGLPILGWNCINNLSECSAVLPLNSRRYVCFVVTIFSIILLSIVILYVRIYLIVRSSHQEATNSASYALLKTVTIVLGVFIVCWLPAFTILLLDTSCSMSACPILNHADIFFGIATLNSALNPLIYTLRSKDMRREFLRVLCCWGLLQSGRPADRCMLQLKSSSSLEHCTSKHDHTYQTTPIMQDCTTCV